In Triticum urartu cultivar G1812 chromosome 6, Tu2.1, whole genome shotgun sequence, the following proteins share a genomic window:
- the LOC125516502 gene encoding uncharacterized protein LOC125516502, producing MGRGLKISASTSSVSLSSHSSAPPHLLRFPSSSSCAAAGAQLLALPSVHPGSLRSGRGRAALPSSRPPSTYVQRRPRRSSSHSDGPRHRRRRPRQEEHGPHRRPAPSCSHAAVRPSFLCLLFSFSFRSGRLLTLSLILILIFVGADGHDHLTVSEEDALLRGGKQPQIEEDGTGREHGHGLQIEEDGTGQAQAWERVLWPCSGSSSPSVTLTTTATSSTTPTSSSVSAYAPPAQSSQAGGREILDLRKKRREIIFRKSLVKNKVISAPYHVAEEKLLTIFRHLWEGEELKMVTYIDWKPNR from the exons ATGGGGCGAGGCCTAAAAATATCTGCCTCCACttcctctgtctctctctcctCCCATTCCTCTGCGCCGCCCCATCTCCTCCGATTCCCCTCCTCTTCTTCgtgcgcggcggccggcgcgcaGCTCCTGGCGCTGCCGTCCGTCCACCCTGGCTCTCTCAGATCGGGGCGGGGCAGAGCAGCTCTGCCTTCTTCCCGTCCTCCATCCACATACGTGCAGCGACGACCTAGGAGAAGCTCAAGCCACAGTGATGGTCCACGGCACCGTCGCCGTCGTCCTCGGCAGGAGGAGCACGGACCGCATAGACGGCCGGCTCCGTCCTGCTCCCATGCCGCCGTCCGTCCATCCTTTCTCTGTCTTTTGTTTTCCTTCTCTTTTAGATCGGGGCGACTGCTAACTCTCTCTCTCATTCTCATTCTCATTTTCGTTGGTGCTGATGGCCACGACCACCTCACGGTGAGTGAGGAAGATGCTTTACTGCGGGGAGGGAAGCAGCCGCAGATTGAGGAGGACGGCACAGGTCGCGAGCATGGTCATGGCCTTCAGATTGAGGAGGACGGCACAGGTCAAGCTCAAGCCTGGGAACGCGTCCTGTGGCCATGCAGCGGCTCTTCTTCACCGTCTGTCACTTTGACAACGACTGCTACGTCCAGCACGACTCCAACCTCTTCCTCGGTCTCCGCCTATGCTCCACCGGCACAATCA AGTCAAG CAGGAGGAAGAGAGATTCTCG ATTTGAGAAAGAAGAGAAGAGAAATAATCTTCAGGAAGAGTTTGGTGAAGAATAAG GTCATATCAGCTCCATATCATGTTGCAGAGGAAAAACTTCTCACCATATTCAGGCATCTGTGGGAAG GAGAAGAACTGAAAATGGTGACTTATATTGACTGGAAACCAA ACCGCTGA